Within the Camelus dromedarius isolate mCamDro1 chromosome 2, mCamDro1.pat, whole genome shotgun sequence genome, the region tcagataactttttttttgtcttacatGGTCATTATTCTGTAAGCCCataaaaaaatgggggaaaagtaGAGGACTAGCCACTCCACTTGACTACAGGTTTAAAGACTCTCTAACCAGATAAAATATAAGATGATCCCTTGCTTGTAATAAAACACCATGACTGAACCCATACTCCatgctcagaaaataaaatatcagacCCTGATCAGCAAAGGATGATTTATAGATAGCAAAAATTCTTACAAATAAAGAACTCTATTGAGACACACATTTGCAATGCCAAGCAATGAAGGTTTATTGAGAAACACAGAGTGAGACAAGTTCCCTTTTTCAGAGGCACAAAAACAGAAGCCAGAAGCCAGACAAAGCAGAAAGGTCAAGACGTGCCAAAACCATTAGAGACTTGCGCGTGGGTGGTAAATTTCTGGAAACATCCAGAGGTATACGTGCCACCGGTGATCAAACCCTTAAAATAAGATTGGTGCTGGCCAGGAAACTCTTAGATGGCCAAAGGCAGCTTATTCAGGGCTGGCAGCCAGCAATCAGGCAGTTAGAATAGCAGTCAGCAATGAAGAATTCTTCAGGGACAGACAGCATGTTGGAAGATCCTGGAAACACAGCTGACAGGTCATAGAGGCTTGATTCGCTCACTGGCTCCTGCACACTTAGCAAGTTCTTCGGCAGCTGGACACGCAAGATTGCTGGTACGTCCTGGAGACCCCGCAGGCTGGCTGGCAGATGGTGGAGACTCCTCCCACTGGCCGGCAGACAGTGGAGACGCTTCTCACTGGTTGGCACACAGTAGAGATGCCGCCCAGGGGCCGACAGCCACTGGAGACAAAGGAGAGCGGCCGGCTGTAGGCAGTTGAGCAGGGATTAGAGACACAGTTGGTTTGTCGAGAGCAGGTCACCTGGACAGGGCTGGAAACACAAGAAGTTTGCTGGTAACACGTTGGCTGGCAAACAGTGGGCTCACAGCAGATCTCCTGACAGTGgtccaggagccaggagccagtTTGGAAGGAGCTGGGCAAATGGATGCCACTCAGGCAGTCAGCATCCTGGGTAGAAGCTGTGACAACAGGGGTCACGGGGACAGTGTATTGTCCCCCAATCAGCCTGGAAGAGCAATTCCTTGTGGAGCAGTTGTAGGACATGTTGCCAGACAGACAGATGTGGGTAACTCGCTGAAGCTAGCTCCTGGATTGCGAATGCCACCTCAGGCTCCTGAGTCTTTATATACccttgctggtgggtggggctccCACCCTGGTCCTCCTGGCTTCTTTGGCTCAGACCAGCTTGCCTTAGAACATCTTGTGACTCTCCAGGTTAATTGCCTCTTGAGAAGACTTCAACCTCATAAAGGAAGTTTAGTAGTTTGGTAACTAAATCATAAGGCTTCCATACTGTACTTAGTCCCAGGATGAAGAAGGTTGGTTGACAGCTTCAAAGCTATTGGTCATCAGAGCCCACAATTCATCTCTCATTCATCTTGCTTGGATACAATGAGTGTCAATCTGACAGTAACGTCAAACATGCCCCCTTCCTACCATCTCTCCCTTCTGACCAGGACTAATTACACACCCACACCCTGTGTGGGTTTTGTC harbors:
- the LOC105086780 gene encoding keratin-associated protein 11-1; translated protein: MSYNCSTRNCSSRLIGGQYTVPVTPVVTASTQDADCLSGIHLPSSFQTGSWLLDHCQEICCEPTVCQPTCYQQTSCVSSPVQVTCSRQTNCVSNPCSTAYSRPLSFVSSGCRPLGGISTVCQPVRSVSTVCRPVGGVSTICQPACGVSRTYQQSCVSSCRRTC